A genomic region of Herbaspirillum sp. DW155 contains the following coding sequences:
- a CDS encoding methyl-accepting chemotaxis protein yields MIKDIRIGSRLGAGFAVVLVFSMVVAAVGIWRLKTVAHQTQQMMDVPLKTERLVGQWNTLLLIAIQRTTTVVKSHDPELEAFLAKEAAASSKESAQTLKDVEQLLASEEEQKLFATINAARKQFLAIRDQIYAAKKQGDAAKVEELYQKQYVGIANNTQAAMKALLDFERARIDEISADIQKDAASSQWQIFALEAVILACGIAFALLLTRSITRPVNVALAISQRVAAGDLTSRAEPMGRDELGQLVASLQGMSERLHGVVSTVRLGADSIAVASGEIANGNLDLSARTEEQAGALEETAASIEQLTSSVRTNSENAHQANELVKSAASIAGQGGQVMQELIDTMGNINESSRKIVDIIGVIDGIAFQTNILALNAAVEAARAGEQGRGFAVVASEVRALAQRSASAAKEIKQLIDDSVSKVDAGSALVERAGKTMQEVVGSVDGAHTLVGEISTASREQAEGIHQVNQAVTQMDGVTQQNAALVEQAAAAAKSLEDQAAQLKRAVAFFALQAA; encoded by the coding sequence ATGATCAAGGACATACGTATCGGTTCGCGCCTGGGGGCAGGCTTTGCCGTGGTGCTGGTGTTTTCCATGGTGGTGGCCGCCGTGGGGATCTGGCGCCTCAAGACGGTGGCGCATCAGACCCAGCAGATGATGGACGTGCCGCTGAAGACCGAACGGCTGGTGGGGCAGTGGAACACCCTGTTGCTCATCGCCATCCAGCGCACCACCACCGTGGTCAAGAGCCACGATCCCGAACTGGAAGCCTTCCTCGCCAAGGAGGCCGCCGCCTCCAGCAAGGAGTCGGCGCAAACCTTGAAGGACGTGGAGCAGCTGCTCGCCAGTGAGGAGGAACAGAAGCTCTTCGCTACCATCAACGCGGCCCGCAAGCAGTTCCTTGCCATCCGCGACCAGATCTATGCGGCCAAGAAGCAGGGCGACGCGGCCAAGGTCGAGGAGCTCTACCAGAAGCAGTACGTGGGCATTGCCAACAATACCCAGGCTGCCATGAAAGCCTTGCTGGATTTCGAACGCGCCCGCATCGATGAGATTTCCGCAGACATCCAGAAAGACGCCGCCAGCAGCCAATGGCAGATCTTCGCGCTGGAAGCCGTGATCCTGGCCTGCGGCATCGCCTTCGCGCTGCTGCTTACGCGCAGCATCACGCGGCCGGTGAACGTTGCCCTGGCGATCTCGCAGCGGGTCGCGGCCGGCGACCTGACCTCGCGCGCCGAGCCCATGGGCCGTGACGAACTGGGCCAGCTGGTGGCCTCGCTGCAAGGCATGAGCGAGCGCCTGCATGGCGTGGTCTCGACCGTGCGCCTGGGCGCCGACAGCATTGCCGTGGCCTCCGGCGAAATCGCCAATGGCAACCTCGACCTGTCGGCACGCACCGAGGAGCAGGCCGGGGCGCTGGAAGAGACTGCCGCCTCCATCGAGCAGCTCACCTCCAGCGTGCGCACCAATTCCGAGAATGCGCACCAGGCCAATGAGCTGGTGAAGTCGGCGGCCTCCATCGCCGGTCAGGGCGGCCAGGTGATGCAGGAGCTGATCGATACCATGGGCAACATCAATGAGTCCTCGCGCAAGATCGTGGACATCATCGGCGTGATCGATGGCATTGCCTTCCAGACCAACATCCTGGCCCTGAATGCGGCGGTGGAAGCGGCGCGTGCCGGCGAGCAGGGGCGCGGCTTCGCGGTGGTGGCGTCCGAAGTGCGTGCGCTGGCGCAGCGCTCGGCGTCGGCGGCCAAGGAGATCAAGCAGCTCATCGATGATTCGGTGAGCAAGGTCGATGCCGGCAGTGCGCTGGTGGAGCGCGCCGGCAAGACCATGCAGGAAGTGGTGGGCAGCGTGGACGGTGCGCACACCCTGGTGGGCGAGATCAGCACCGCCAGCCGCGAACAGGCCGAAGGCATCCACCAGGTCAATCAGGCGGTGACCCAGATGGATGGCGTGACCCAGCAGAATGCAGCACTGGTGGAACAAGCCGCCGCGGCGGCCAAGTCGCTGGAAGACCAGGCGGCACAACTCAAGCGCGCCGTGGCCTTCTTCGCCCTGCAGGCA